From a region of the Myroides sp. JBRI-B21084 genome:
- a CDS encoding F0F1 ATP synthase subunit B, with translation MEKLINDFSLGLFFWQAIILLVIIFLLGKFAWKPIVNALEAREEGIADALAAAENAKRELTNLKADNEKLLAEARAERDAMLKEARDMREKLIAEAKEEAQTAGAQMIAQAQATIQNEKNAAVADIKNQVSTLSIDIAEKLLKGQLADKQAQEQLVGSLLNDIKLN, from the coding sequence ATGGAAAAGTTAATCAACGATTTTAGTTTAGGTTTATTCTTTTGGCAGGCAATCATTTTATTGGTAATTATTTTCTTATTAGGAAAATTTGCTTGGAAACCAATTGTTAATGCTTTAGAAGCACGCGAAGAAGGTATTGCTGATGCTTTAGCTGCAGCAGAAAATGCAAAAAGAGAATTAACTAACTTAAAAGCAGATAACGAGAAGTTGTTAGCAGAAGCACGTGCAGAACGTGACGCAATGTTAAAAGAAGCTCGTGATATGAGAGAAAAGTTAATTGCAGAGGCTAAAGAAGAAGCGCAAACAGCAGGTGCACAAATGATAGCACAAGCACAAGCAACTATCCAAAACGAAAAGAACGCTGCAGTTGCTGATATTAAAAATCAAGTATCTACTTTATCAATTGATATTGCAGAAAAATTGTTAAAAGGCCAATTAGCCGATAAACAAGCACAAGAGCAATTGGTAGGTTCATTATTAAACGATATTAAATTAAATTAA
- a CDS encoding AtpZ/AtpI family protein: MNNKRPIHNNKWFVFTTIPVQMGATIYVFYLIGTWLDKKYLIHANWGTKSVTLLGVFLAMYQVINQVNKLNKNG, encoded by the coding sequence ATGAATAATAAAAGGCCAATACATAACAATAAATGGTTTGTTTTTACCACTATACCCGTACAAATGGGTGCAACCATTTATGTGTTTTACCTAATTGGTACCTGGCTTGATAAAAAATACCTTATTCATGCTAATTGGGGAACAAAAAGTGTAACTTTGCTGGGCGTTTTTTTAGCAATGTATCAAGTAATTAATCAAGTAAATAAACTTAATAAAAATGGGTAA
- the atpB gene encoding F0F1 ATP synthase subunit A, which produces MVTIKKSLHLLTAALFALMPLVSSAETPVTTAQDTLQHVTTEATHETHEAVDPSSKEFVKAYTQHHLMDDHYYSFYADAEHHKHYGFGLPVILIDNGLKVFLSTEDFVYNGKVVENGGQHYVYNHGKIYKTDATGALNFDEHHHATNEKPFDISITKNVFGLLLATILLFLGFTALAKTYKASPNNLPKGLARALEPLVIYVRDEMARPNIGDKKYKKYMPYLLSVFFLIFLLNLLGLTPLGLNVTGNISVTVCLAIFTFLYVNISGNADYWKHIFWMPGVPWPMKIVLAPIEVLGMFTKPFSLLIRLFANITAGHSVVMGLIAVAFVMKQTLSTPGAVGVSFLLTLFLTVLELLVAFLQAFIFTMLSSLFIGSAVQEHDHH; this is translated from the coding sequence ATGGTGACTATTAAAAAATCACTTCATTTGCTTACAGCGGCTTTATTTGCCTTGATGCCTTTGGTTTCAAGTGCAGAAACTCCGGTTACAACGGCACAAGATACGTTGCAACATGTTACAACTGAAGCTACACATGAAACCCACGAAGCGGTTGATCCAAGCTCTAAAGAGTTTGTAAAGGCGTACACACAACATCACTTAATGGATGATCATTATTATTCATTTTATGCTGATGCAGAACACCACAAACATTATGGTTTTGGCTTACCTGTTATTTTAATTGATAACGGTTTAAAAGTATTCTTATCTACAGAAGATTTTGTTTACAACGGTAAAGTTGTAGAAAACGGTGGGCAACACTATGTGTACAACCACGGTAAAATTTATAAAACCGATGCAACTGGTGCATTAAACTTTGATGAACACCACCATGCAACAAACGAAAAACCTTTTGATATTTCAATTACTAAAAACGTATTTGGTTTATTGTTAGCAACTATATTGTTGTTTTTAGGTTTTACAGCATTAGCAAAAACATACAAAGCATCGCCAAACAATTTACCAAAAGGTTTAGCACGTGCTTTAGAACCATTGGTTATTTATGTTCGCGATGAAATGGCAAGACCAAACATTGGCGATAAAAAATACAAAAAATACATGCCTTACTTATTATCGGTATTCTTTTTAATCTTTTTATTAAACTTATTAGGTTTAACACCCCTAGGGTTAAACGTTACAGGTAATATTTCGGTAACAGTTTGTTTAGCAATATTTACCTTTTTATATGTAAATATTAGTGGTAATGCAGACTATTGGAAGCACATTTTTTGGATGCCAGGTGTGCCGTGGCCAATGAAAATTGTTTTAGCACCAATTGAGGTTTTAGGTATGTTTACTAAACCATTCTCGTTATTAATTCGTTTGTTTGCTAATATCACAGCAGGTCACTCGGTAGTAATGGGCTTAATTGCAGTAGCGTTTGTAATGAAACAAACTTTATCAACGCCAGGTGCAGTAGGTGTATCGTTCTTATTAACATTATTCTTAACGGTGTTAGAATTGTTAGTAGCCTTTTTACAAGCGTTCATTTTTACAATGTTATCATCATTGTTTATAGGTTCTGCTGTACAAGAGCACGATCACCATTAA
- a CDS encoding ATP synthase F0 subunit C, protein MTIPNLVGAGLIVIGAGIGLGKIGGSAMDAIARQPEAAGKIQTAMIIIGALLEGLAFGALILGA, encoded by the coding sequence ATGACAATTCCAAATTTAGTAGGTGCTGGTTTAATCGTTATCGGAGCAGGAATCGGTTTAGGTAAAATTGGTGGTTCTGCAATGGACGCTATTGCTCGTCAGCCAGAAGCTGCTGGAAAAATCCAAACTGCGATGATCATCATCGGAGCGTTATTAGAAGGTTTAGCATTCGGTGCTTTAATCTTAGGAGCTTAA
- the atpH gene encoding ATP synthase F1 subunit delta, with protein MTGTRAALRYAKAILDVSNAKGNAEVVGADMKNISTAISQSSELKLFLENPIIKGTSKLAALNEIFASANADTKNLFSVLLQNKRLDILEAIAAQYAVLYDELKGVQVAYVTTATPLTAALEAQVLSKIKELSTKDVTIVNEVNADIIGGFIIRLGDMQYNASIANKLNQLKREFNN; from the coding sequence ATGACGGGAACAAGAGCAGCCTTAAGATACGCTAAAGCAATTCTTGACGTGTCTAACGCAAAAGGAAATGCTGAAGTGGTAGGTGCAGATATGAAAAACATATCAACAGCTATTTCACAAAGCAGTGAGTTAAAGTTATTTTTAGAAAATCCAATCATCAAAGGAACCTCTAAATTAGCTGCCTTAAACGAAATTTTTGCTTCGGCTAACGCAGATACTAAAAACTTATTTTCGGTTTTATTACAAAACAAGCGTTTAGATATTTTAGAAGCTATTGCTGCACAATACGCAGTTTTATACGATGAATTAAAAGGTGTACAAGTGGCATACGTTACCACAGCAACCCCTTTAACTGCAGCTTTAGAAGCACAAGTTTTATCAAAAATAAAAGAATTGTCAACTAAAGATGTAACAATTGTTAACGAAGTGAATGCCGATATCATTGGTGGTTTCATTATTCGTTTAGGCGATATGCAATACAACGCATCAATTGCAAACAAACTAAATCAATTAAAAAGAGAATTTAATAATTAA